A stretch of DNA from Triticum dicoccoides isolate Atlit2015 ecotype Zavitan chromosome 2A, WEW_v2.0, whole genome shotgun sequence:
GAGTCCACGGGTCATGTGGACCAATCTAATGAGCAGTCCGACACAATAGTAATACTTTTTGCGAGTGAAAACATTGTATGACTCAATGACATTGTCATTACAATTTGCGAGAGCTAGCTCTAATGTTCTGGAGGTCCAGAACCAACCTAAGTCATAATTCTACCATCCAATATAGCAAGCTTTGCTAAGCTATCGCTAACCTTATTCTGAGTACGGTTAACAAGTTTCGCGAAGATAAATAAGGTGTTTGATTTCTTTTACGAGAGAGGAATAAACCAGTTTGTCCAAGCCACGCGATTGAATCATCTTAACTGCTATGATGGAATCCTCTCTACTATAATTGGAAGGTCACTTCTCTAGATAGAGAAAGAGCGACCTCCCATACATGTACATATAGCTCGACCTCGATGGCTTCCCTACAAGAAAAAGCTCCCAATTAGACAATAACATAATTCTCACTTTGACATCTCTGAGTACCATACCTGCACCGGTAGCACCGTCATCCGCAAAGGACCCATCTGAGTTCAATTTAATGCAACACATCTTGGAGGAAGCCAAACAAATGGCTTCTCCATAGCCGGTATCACATGTGAGGGTTTTACCCAACTATCATATGTGATGATCACCTTTCCTTTGCATGGCAACAGGCAGATCAAGTTTCAGTCCAATCAAAGAATCAAGATAGCTGACAAGGAACCTTCTGGAAGTATCCATCAAGGTGGAGGCTTATTGTGAACCACTTCATTGCGTACATGCCAACAACGCCAAAGGGTCATTAGTAGCATACAATGCTCAACATcaggcaactgatcaagagcatgtAGAAGCCATTTTTGTCGATGTTGCAAATAGATGCCAGATCAGGTAGCCTCCACACTTCCGCCATAAACTTCCAAGTTCACGGGCAAGAGGGCAACGACAGAGGAGATGGAAGTTGTTTTCCGTCTCAGCAGAACATGACCGAGTAGAGATTAGTCAATTGACCCCTATCGTGTTTATTCTACCAAGTCGGAATGGTATTCGCAACCACCCTCCATGTGATATAGTGGGTGGAATACCGCATGACCAAGATGAGTTTCCAACAAGAACAGTGACCATTAGGCACATAACTAGGGCCCATCGAGCTAACTTTGTGAGCTTCATCAAGCACAAGAGAGTAGGCACTCTTGTTAGAGAAACTTCCAAACTTACCCGGGCCCCAAACGAGCATGTCATCCTTCTACCTCAGCGAAGCTCTGATTTGAGGATCTCCGAGACACAAACTTGGGAGCTCCTATTCTGCGCACAAAGCGCAACCCCTCGCTCCCACACGTGACTTGGGTTAGCCCAATTGTGGGGCGGGGCTCCCCTGTTTTTTtcgtttctttttgtttttcttttcttttctgtttaataTTTTGCTTCTTTAAAAAAGTTTGGATTTCAAAAAATCAGAATTTAAAAAAGCTTCACTAATGTAAGAGAATCTTCACAAATTCGTAAAATGGTAAGAAAttcaaaatgatgaactttttcatGACTATTTTTTGATTTTATGTACATTTTTgtattttgatgaacatttttttatgaaCATTGTTTGTATTTGATGAACAAAACTTAAAATCAatgaacattatttctaatttgataaataaatgttgaataaaaaattattctttatttttttggatttcaaaaaaatattattatttcaaaaaatgttcactaatTCATAAGAATCTCCACGGATTTAAAAAATTGCAAGAATTCATAAATTTTCCCACAATTCTAAAACTtaatttttgaatttgatgaacattttttatctCATGTAcaaaatttaaattcaatgaacatTTCTTTAATTTGATGACTTTTTTAAATCAAATATTTTTTGtattcgatgaacattttttaatatgatGAACATCTTTGAAAAATTCATtcacattttttgaatttgatgaacctttttttgtttcggtgaacaaattttgaattttttaaaaattcaCCGTCTTGAAAAAATGTCCATTGGTTTGGGAAAAAAGTTCCCAGATTTGAGAAAATGTCCTTGTATTtggaaagaaaaaatgaaatgaaaaaaagggaaaataaattTAAAAAGAAAGTAAAACATGCAAATTAAAAGGAAAAAAACCAAAAAAGTAAACAAAACGGCTAGTTGGGCCGGCCCAAACCAACACAGCGTGCATAGCTGGGTATGCGCGCAGTTGCTAAGCGGCGACCCGCGCGCCAAATAGGATCTGCCCACAAACCTGGCCACTTGGTTGTGCCTGGCAGGCCGGCTCATTAGCACGCGTGCCCGGTCCGTGGCTAATCGGGCCGTGCTTAGGACGCGAGGTTGAGCACGTGTCCCGGGGCATGGCACGACCTTTTTTTATAAGCTAAGAGGCTGAATATAGGCCCAAAACAATCAAATAGGCTGAATAATACACGGACTGGCGGGCTAAACATGCCGATGAGCCCACCTATTTACTTGCAGTGCCGTGCCTGGGCCTGAAGGCGGGGCACGCAGGGCGGCACGACAAGGCCCGTGTACTAGACGTGCTCTCGCggaccatgccatgccaaacatgttTAGCCCTAGGCCGGGCAGGGCCGGCCGACAGGGTCTGCTGAGACCATAGTTTTAAAAACTAGACCGGACCACCGATTCGACCGAAAAAACCAGGAACCGGTATCTTGCCTACCTTTTAAGGTGTATTGGTCTTTTAGTAAAAAAAGAGGGAAAGATTAAAAAAAATGGTGCATAACCTAGGGATTAAACACCTAACCTTGAGGTAAGACACCAATAACCAACTAGGCCAATACCACCTTATGAATTATTAATGGTTTATGTCTAATATTATGTGTATTTCTTTGATTCGaggtcaaaattttgaaaaatatccTTGAATATTCTGATTTTTTTGTCGGTAAATACCTTAACCGACGGCCTCAGCGTCAGCGGTTCGATTTTTTAAACTATGGACGGAGACATCAGCCTCCACGAAGTGCCTTAACAACTCGAGGTCCCATGATGCATTCTCATCCAGAAATTCAGACACCAATCGGATACGGAACCTATGAAACCATGAAATCCTTGCGCTCTGCCCTCGTTGTTATTTCTGTATACACGTTCCCCGGGACCAGAGCGGGGCTACAAACTCTTACGAAGAAATTAAACGCTTTGTTCGCTACACTCTAAACCTTAAGACTgcacaattataggcaaaaagaaagaaaaaaagtttAAAACTGCACAAACACGGCACGATGATTTACAGCACGGAACAACGAATCAAACACCCCGCGACGCTTTGCCGCAGAACACTTCGCCGCTCGCTCGATCACGACGGTCGGCTTAGCCTGCTGCCTCACCCGCGACGCCGGGGTTCCCGCCTAGTTGATCCCGAGGAACTCGCTCATGGAGAGCAGGTCGCAGAACCCTGCTCCTCCGCCCTGCATGTCCGCCTCGAACTCCCAGCAGATGCCGCCGTCGCCGAGCCCCTGCAACGAGTCCACGGCGCCGCAACGACCGTCCACCGTGGTGCTCCCGCTCGCGCCCTGCTGCGCCGGGCTGCAGTCGAAGGCGGCGTCCAGGGCGCTCGGAGCCATCAGGCCGGCGCCGTAGTCCATGTCCATGTCGAGCCAGTCCGCGAACATCACCTTGGGGAGCACGGGCGCGTGCGGCCGGATCGAGCCGGCCGCGCCGGGCCCGGTGAGGCTGCTCGAGTCGTCGGCCGTCGACGACGACTCGGGCGGGCCGGACGAGCCGGAGTTGGACGGCTGGTTAACGGTGCTGCGTTCGCGGCCGCTGTCGCTGGGCGTCGGGCTCCGGGGCGCGTCCGAGCCGGCGGACTTGGCTGGCGCCCGCGCGCCCTCGACGCGCTTCTTCAGGTACGAGTTCCAGTAGTTCTTCACCTCGTTGTCGGTCCGGCCCGGCAGGTGCTGCGCTATCTGAGACCACCTGCGCCAGAGAAAAAACCTCACCAATGTTAGAGAAGCAAATTAGTGTACAGTTACTCCGATAAATAAAGGTATGATTGTCAATGTCAAAGCATCTGTTACACTATCATTGCCCATTGGTCTCAACAGTTGACTGTACTAGAAGCGTGTTCACAAATGATTGTACACTCATAATATCAATCTATCTTCATTATCAAAACTAGGCACGGCACAGTACTAGCTATGATCAAGGACGCACGAAACGGAAATGATAAAACCAGCTTTGCTTGCACCGACAGGCAACCGCAAAAGACCCTTTAGCCACAAGGCTAGCGATTCTCAGTTGCTCTTTCGTCCTTTCCTCTGTCCAAAAAGAGGTTAACCGTGACCAAGCCAACTTTCCATCCAGTAGGTTAGCGAAAGCGAGGCGCTTGCTCACTGTCACCAAACCAGCACTCGGAAAGAGAAGCCAACGCAGGCGTCGGCATCAACTCCACCACGTAAAGCGGTCTCCATGCCCATGGCAGACATCAGCATTTCCTTTTGTTTCCGCCAGGAATACGTTTTCTTTCCCTTTTATTTCACTTTCTACGCTTGAAACTCAACTCGCCAGCAAAACGACACTGCCATGCTGACACCAGCAAATTGAGCAAGAATACTCTACTTTTCTTCCTTTTATTATTAAACTTCTGAGGATGACTATAGATGAATTAGAAGGAAAAAAATAACAAAGAAATACTCTCTGACTGATTCAATTCAACCGCGCCTGCTAATCAGGTGACGTTTTGCTCGTCAGCTATCTGAGGCCGAAGAAGGTGGGGTGGAAAAGGTGAGAATTGTGATGTGTGCTTGGGATGCTTACTTGTTGCCTAGTGTGGCGTGGAGGCTCATGACGGTCTCCTCCTCCTCCCGGGAGAACATGCCGTGCTTCAACCCCGGCCTCAGGTAGTTGATCCATCGCAGCCTGCAGCTCTTGCCGTTTCTCTGAAGCCCTGCAATTCACGGCAAAATTTAGCCCCCACCCCACTTGCCAAGGTACATTTGACAAAATTCTGCTGGATTCTTTTCCGAAAGCGCTACAAAAATTTGCTGAATTCTGAATTCGAGCAGGCAGACGAAGCTCAAGAGAAATTAATTCCCCATCTTCCCCCTTCCCACGAGCCGAGGTGCATTTGCAGAGCCTCGGCAGGAAATCAGGGGAAATTCGGAATTTGGGCATGAATGCAAGTAGACAAGAAGAAAATCTGCCCGATTCCCCTTCGAAATTCTCGGGGGAATCGCGCGCGAAATGCCGGCCGCGCTTGGCTGGGAGGGAGTTCTTACCGGCCTTGACGGGGACGGTGCTCCAGCAGCTGTGGCCGTAGCGGACGATGTAGTCGCGGAGCTTCtggtcctcctccggcgaccacagCCCCTTGCGGTGCTGCGCCTTGGGCTTCTGGCACGACTTGCACCCCATCGATTCTTGCGAAATGCCGGCCGCCGCGGAGGTGCAGGACCAGCGATGCTCTGTGCTCCAAGGAGGAGGTTAAGGCTTAATAAATCAGCTTTGAGAGGCGTGGGAGGGGCTGCGATTGCTGTGCTGCGTGCACTGTTCTGTCGGTCCCTGCGCTTGGCGTGAGGGCTCTCCGCGAGACTTTATAGACCCAATGATGAGTTGTTGGCCGCCTTATCGTGGGGATAAAGAAAGATTAGTCACCGATTGTTTTTAGTGATCACAAACTCTTTGAGATAGCATGTCCAATGATTTCTGCAATGCTCTTTCATTTATTTAGTAAAGCTTCTTTATTTGCACGTAGCATATAGTAATCCAAAAGGCATGGAATTGTAGAAAGGAAAATCCATCTTGGAGGCACCCAATTATAAGTCCTTCAAATTGTGCTCTTTAATAATTATGCGTCCTTTTTGAGCCATGGAAAGTAAAACCATGGACAAATTTAGTTAATCTAATGTGTTCATTTTCTTGTTGGTACCATCTTTTGGAACAATCGAAATAAGAATCTAAAATGTATTAAAATCATTTACATTACTCAATTGTAAAGCTTCCCCACTGCTTCCATAATCTATAGAAAGTATCTGATGGCAACTCAAAAAAGAAAAAGTATCCGATGGAAATCAAGTTACAATAAAAAGAACTATGTGAAAATCAAGTTAAAAAATTCCCTTCTCACAAGGGTCCTGCACCTGATGGGTCAATGACGCTTTTATTATGTCCTACCGGGATATTCTTGAAAATGATTTGTGTGAGCTTATTGAGGACGTCTATCATGGAATAATTAACTTGCAGTCCATCAATACAACTTTTATCACCCTGATTCCAAAGAAAGACAACCCTCAAACCTCAAGTGGCTTCATGCCAATGTCCTTAATTAACTGCACCATCAAAATCTTAAAAAATCTGCTTGCAAAAAGCTGCATAAAGTAATTTTCAAATTGGTTCGTATCAATAAATATGTTTTTTAAAGCAGATCCATCCAAAACTGTCTTATTTGGGCTTTTGAGTTCTTATTTTACTGCCAACCGTCTTAAAAATAAATTATGGCCCCAAAGCTGGATTTGAGAAATGCTTTGAGGTGATTGCGCATGACACAATCATGATATTTCTTACTACTAGAGGTTTTGGAGCAAGATGGTTGAATTGGATGGAATTGATTTTTTTCATCCAGCACCTCCTCGGTTTTAGTGAATGGAATCCCTGGAAAACAGCTTCACTGTGAAGAAGAGTGAGATACCGGGGCCTCTATCTCCTTCAATTTTTGTTCTCTAGCACCTCCATTCAGTATACCGGGGCCTCTAACTCCTctaatacatgcatattgatctccttctttaaaGATGAGGGAGATGCGGGATCAGCTCCTACCAAAGGATCgcgtacgagcaattcaagaggaaatagcaggatttttgctcgaccaggtcatagatcccaaaggagaataccatTACAAGTTGTAATGCCTTCATGTAATTATCTGCAAATTGTAGGAGAAAATGTATATACCAAattgtatatatatgtgtatgtGAATGGTCGTTTCTACGAGAAATAAAcccctaaaatatgtttatatatatgcataacgtgtacaatatgtagtagcgtaaatatgtttgaaatgaaaaagaattaaatgaaaaGCACAAAATTAAAAGGAAAAATAAACGATAAACCCATAAACCCCTAaatcttttagtcccggttggtgtaaccaaccgggactaaaggcccccagcCCCCCGGCgtgggctcgtgccacgtggtgggcctttggtcccggttcatgacgaaccggcactaaaggtgtgtgtgtgtggggggggggggggggctttagtccccaccctttagtgccggttgcagaaccagcactaaaggtccttacgaaccaggactaaagcttGATTCTGCACTAGTGCTTGGCTGTTGCCAGATCCGCGACTTTTTTCGCGGCCCTGCCCTCAAAGCGCTTGTCCACAGGGCGTCTCCTCTGGCACCCACTGTTCTCTCGCGCTCATGAGCTAGCGGCCAATCTCTCCAGCGACGACGACGCCAGCAAGCTTGAAAGAACCGATGCCGCGGAGACCCTCACATCTGTGCTCAGCTCAAAGGAAGGTGGAGCAAATAATGAAAAATGTATTTGTGAAATCTTTTTGAAATGAGTGCAATATGTTAGTATGAAATGAGTGAAATTTTTTATTTCCGAAATCTTTTCTAAAATGAGTGGAATATATTATTACGATATcctttttgaaatgagtgaaatatgttagtATGAAATTAGTGAAATGTGTTATTTACGAAATCTTTCTGAAATGAGTGGGATATGTTATTATGATAtccttttgaaatgagtgaaatatgttataTGGAATGAGTGAAATCTGTTTTAAATATGTTATTATGAAATTTGTTTTGAAAATTGTGAAATACGTTATATGGAATGAGTGAAATCTGTTTTAAATATGTTATtatgaaatttattttgaaatgaaTGATATATCTTATTatgaaatattttttgaaatgagtgaaatatcatatgtgaaatgagtgaaatatgttaatatgaaatattttttgaaatgagtgaaatatgttattaTAAAATTTGTGAAATTTGTGAAATCGGTACTTTAAACTTGTTCAAATATATTCAGGGCCGGTCTTGCTTTAACGGCCTATTCGCCAAGAATTCAAAGATGTAAAAAATAAAAAGTTTCAGAAACAAATTTTGGTACCAAATTTATGAGCCATTCAAAAtgatataaaaataaaataaaatgtaagTCTTTGGTAGGAGAGGGAATCTCTGCGCATGTAACGCTTCTCTCCTACCTCATCTGATAGGAAAAACTGTTGTTATTCACCCCTCTATGTTTGTATTGATGTGTATTCATGTAAGAAAAAGAGGTTTAATTTTTCTCTCCTACCTCATCTGACAGGAATCTCTGCGCATGTAACGCTTCTCTCCTACCTCATCTGACAGGAAAAACTGTTGTAACGCTTCTCTCCTACCCGACATTACAACTTCAATTTTTGTTTAAAGAAGGAGACCAATTTACTGAATGGAGGTTTTGGAGCGAGATGGTTGAATTGGATGGAATTGATTTTTATTCTCTAGCACCTCCTCGGTTTTACTGAATGGAATCCCTGGAGGCCAGCTTCACTGTAAAAGAGGAGTTAGATAACAGGGCCTCTATCTCCTCTAATTTTTGTGCTTCCTCAGTTTTACTGAATGGAATCCCTGGAGGCCAGCTTCACTGTAAAAGAGGAGTTAGATAACAGGGCCTCTATCTCTTCTAATTTTTTGCTTCCTGTTGATTTGCTTCAGTGTGTCCTAAATGAGGCTATGAATAATGACTTGATCAGATCCCTATTTCCTGTTTATCATCTTCTGACTTCTCTATCATCTAGTACGTAGATGACACAATTCTTGTAATGCTTGGTGCTGAAAGCCTACTTGTACAAGTAATGAATCTGTAGAGACACTTTGCTGCTCAAACTGGTCTGGTAATTAATTATACTAAATATGTGACGGTTCCTCTCAATGTCAGTCATGACAAAGCTCGTACATTGGTTAACATTCATGCTAGTTGGGATATTTTCCATTCACATATTTTGATCTCCCTCTCAATACTAGCAGACCAAAACTTGAAGACTTCAATCCTATTTGTCAAAAAAATTTGAGAGAAGATTGACTGGCTGCTCTATTTTATTGTCATATGATGGAAGACTTAAATTAATTAAATCAGTATCCTCCTCTCTATCCATTTTCATCATTTGTACCTTACTTTGGCTATCAGCATCACCGAGCAAATTAACAAATATCTTAGGAACTTATTCTGTATGGTATTTAGGCAAGGGAATAAATGATCTGCTTTAATTGCTTAGGATAAGTTTGTAGGCAAAAATCCCAAGGTGGATTATACATTCATAATGTGGCTCTCCATAATAAAACTCTCTTGATATAAAACCTTCACAAAATTTTCAATAAGGAGGATCTACCATGGGTGAAACTTACTTGAGAAGCCTATTATAACAAATTATCTTCCAACTTACATACATGCATGGTCTTACTTGCGGAGAACTCATCTCAAACTATTAAGTGAATTTAAAAAAGTGGCAACTTGTTGTATTGGATCTGGAGATTCAGTAATGTTTTGGTATGACCAATGGCAGAAGCAACCTCTTTCATAGAAATATCCCGAGATACTCTCTTTTGCCACAAGCAGTAAACTTTCCTTGGCTGATGTGGCCAATTGTATTGACTTGGTTGATCATTTTCATACACCATTGTCTATTCAGGCTTATAGTTAGTTAAATAAAATTAAGGAACAATTTCAATATATCACCCCCTCCACCCATCTTGACAAATGGACATATAAATGCAAGGGTCGGGGATTTTCACAGAGTTCTTTTTATTGTAACTTGATTTTCATCGGATACTTTTTCTTTTTTGAGTTGCCGTCAGACACTTTCTATAGATTATGGAAGCAGTGGGGAAGCTTTACAATTGAGTAATGTAAATTATTTTAATATATTTTATATTTCTATTTCGACTGTTCCAAAAGATGGTACCAACAAGAAAATGAACACATTAGATTAACTAAAATTGTCCATGGTTTACTTTCCATGGCTAAAAAAGGACGCATAATTATTAAAGAGCACAATTTGCAGGACTTATAATTGGGTGCCTCCAAGATGGATTTTCCTTTCTACAATTCCATGCCTTTTGGATTAGTATATGCTATGTACAAATAAAGAAGCTTTACTAAATAAATGAGCATTGCAGAAATCGGTGGATATGCTATCTCAAAGAGTTTGTGATCACTTAAAAACAATCGGTGACTAATCTTTCTTTATCCCCATGATAAGGCGGCCAACAACTCATCATTGGGTCTATAAATTCTCGCGGAGAGCCCTCACGCCAAGCACAGAGACCGACAGAACAGTGCACATAGCACAACAATCGCAACCGCTCCCACGCCTCCCAtgagcctagtccgaattggactagggggaggggcggcgccccctccttccttctctttcccctctccttccttcttctcctagtagtactaggaaaggggggatccaactcctacttggagtaggattgccccccttgggcgcgccctatgaggggcggccggcctcccccttgctcctttatatacgggggcagggggcaccctagaacacacaagttaacAATTGTTTTATCCATGTGCAATGCCCCCCTTCAcagaaacacacctcggtcatatcgtcgtagtgcttaggcgaagccctgcgccgataacttcatcatcaccatcaacacgccatcgtcctgacgaaactctccctcggcctcagctggatctagagttcgatggacgtcaccgagctgaacgtgtgcagattgcggaggtgtcgtgcattcagtacttgatcagttggatcgcgaagacgttcgactacatcaaccgcgttactcaatgcttccgctttcgatccacgagggtacatagacacactctccctctcgttgctatgcatctcctagatagatcttgcgtgatcgtaggaatttttttgaaatactgcgttcgccAACACATCCATTTGTACATTTGCATTGAAGAGTAGCCATGACCCTTGCATTTATATGTCCATTTGTCAAGATGGGTGGAGGGGTGATCTACTGAAACTGTTCCTTAATTTGATTTAACTAACTATAAGCTTGAATAGACAATGGTGTATGAA
This window harbors:
- the LOC119355754 gene encoding transcription factor LAF1-like, which gives rise to MGCKSCQKPKAQHRKGLWSPEEDQKLRDYIVRYGHSCWSTVPVKAGLQRNGKSCRLRWINYLRPGLKHGMFSREEEETVMSLHATLGNKWSQIAQHLPGRTDNEVKNYWNSYLKKRVEGARAPAKSAGSDAPRSPTPSDSGRERSTVNQPSNSGSSGPPESSSTADDSSSLTGPGAAGSIRPHAPVLPKVMFADWLDMDMDYGAGLMAPSALDAAFDCSPAQQGASGSTTVDGRCGAVDSLQGLGDGGICWEFEADMQGGGAGFCDLLSMSEFLGIN